From the genome of Candidatus Thorarchaeota archaeon, one region includes:
- a CDS encoding ATP-binding cassette domain-containing protein, with protein MAENLEEVSEKYKIIVRDLMKVYKRGAKEVIALRGIDFEVERQEFLSIVGPSGSGKSTLLKLLGALEKPTAGTIFYDGHSVTILDDQRAMLYRRQKVGFVWQTGNLVPGLTALKNVMLPMRLSRLSHREAEKRARILLTSLGLGARMSHRPHQLSGGENQRVAICVALANKPEVLLADEITGELDTETTQLVMQALKQVNEEFGTTVVNVTHNPRVAAFADRTLRIRDGLIEGQKHTLYGDISEVDAKGRMVIPETVRRLAGIGKRVVLKVTSEGLLIVPLESEEANNTSASGQPESSPQDA; from the coding sequence ATGGCAGAGAATCTCGAAGAAGTCTCGGAGAAGTACAAGATTATTGTCAGAGACCTCATGAAGGTCTACAAGAGAGGGGCGAAGGAAGTCATCGCTCTGAGAGGAATCGACTTCGAAGTCGAAAGACAAGAGTTCCTCAGCATTGTCGGTCCCAGTGGCTCCGGCAAGTCAACCTTGCTCAAGCTGCTGGGAGCTCTTGAAAAACCCACGGCGGGCACGATATTCTATGACGGACATAGCGTAACGATACTTGATGACCAGAGGGCAATGCTGTACAGAAGGCAGAAGGTAGGATTTGTATGGCAGACCGGAAACCTGGTGCCCGGGTTGACCGCACTGAAGAACGTGATGTTGCCAATGAGACTGTCACGACTCTCACACAGAGAGGCAGAAAAGAGAGCGCGAATCCTACTCACGAGCCTCGGGTTGGGAGCAAGGATGTCGCACAGGCCGCATCAGCTGAGCGGCGGCGAGAACCAGCGTGTGGCAATCTGTGTTGCACTGGCTAACAAACCGGAGGTCCTGCTCGCCGACGAGATAACTGGTGAACTCGACACAGAGACCACGCAGCTGGTGATGCAGGCACTGAAGCAGGTGAATGAGGAGTTCGGAACAACTGTGGTCAATGTGACTCACAATCCGAGAGTCGCCGCATTCGCGGACCGCACACTCCGTATCCGCGACGGACTCATCGAGGGACAGAAGCATACGCTCTATGGAGACATCAGCGAAGTTGACGCCAAGGGGCGCATGGTGATACCTGAGACCGTCCGCCGGTTGGCGGGCATAGGCAAGCGAGTGGTGCTCAAGGTCACTTCTGAAGGGCTGCTGATAGTCCCACTCGAGTCTGAAGAGGCCAACAACACCTCCGCATCCGGACAGCCTGAGTCTTCTCCACAGGATGCGTGA
- a CDS encoding endonuclease V, producing MAGDSEEDVIAEQLRMAGLVDKTDQSSGHADCISGADISYRGHTGFGVAVTMDSACSSVIRWVSLSSHVSHQYRPGVFQLREGPMLLALLRSLDTNGPVLIDGNGVLHPRRFGLASYVGVTLGLQTIGVAKSLLLGSLSARQGNRADVIDNGEVLGAAVWLGQKSRPVYVSVGNMVSLDKAVEIVESCSLHGYPEPLRQAHLMSRAMAKRGLQSG from the coding sequence ATGGCAGGCGACTCTGAGGAGGATGTCATCGCCGAGCAGCTCCGCATGGCTGGTTTGGTGGACAAGACCGACCAGTCATCAGGTCATGCAGACTGTATCAGCGGCGCCGACATCTCATATCGTGGCCACACTGGCTTCGGGGTTGCAGTCACGATGGACTCTGCTTGTAGTAGTGTCATCAGGTGGGTGTCGCTGTCGTCACATGTATCTCACCAGTACCGTCCCGGAGTCTTTCAGTTGCGTGAAGGTCCGATGCTGTTAGCGCTCCTGAGGAGTCTGGACACCAATGGGCCGGTGCTGATTGATGGCAACGGGGTCTTGCACCCGCGGAGGTTTGGATTGGCTTCATATGTGGGTGTGACACTAGGCCTGCAGACCATAGGCGTTGCGAAGAGTCTGCTCTTGGGCTCACTGTCCGCTCGGCAGGGCAATCGTGCGGATGTCATCGACAATGGGGAAGTATTGGGAGCTGCAGTCTGGCTTGGTCAGAAGAGCAGACCTGTCTATGTGTCCGTCGGAAACATGGTGTCGTTGGACAAGGCCGTCGAGATCGTGGAATCATGCTCCTTGCATGGATACCCCGAGCCGCTACGACAGGCTCATCTCATGTCCCGTGCAATGGCGAAACGGGGACTACAGTCCGGATAG
- the asnS gene encoding asparagine--tRNA ligase — protein MTRYIPIGDVLEGKHEGKKVNLRGWVHRIRKQKKMIFVLLRDSSGVVQTVVKPEAVTKEQYADAEKMLIESLVTLSGIVKADSRAEGGFEIQVDSIRVLHFAEEFPITEDQSVEWLNDNRHLWMRSRRMSCILKVRDAVFHAAREYLRKNGFYETTSPMFVTTLGEEGADLFQVDYFGQKVFLTQTSQMHLEPQLFAMERVFTLAPSFRGEKSRTRKHLTEFWHLEVEEAWCDHECNLRRQEELVSYICQYVAKHRLKELRELGVSPDRLLRVKPPFDRMTYDEAIKYCQERGLDIKWGEDIRTEAEEILTKGRENFLFVQFYPKEIKSFYMKHNESDPRTYKNADLLAPDGFGEIIGGSQREDEEKRIIENLVRIGDNPEKYRWYLDIRKYGSVEHSGFGVGVDRLIVWMLQLEHIRDCVPFPRTVSRLYP, from the coding sequence ACGAAGGAAAGAAGGTCAATCTTCGTGGCTGGGTCCATCGCATCCGGAAGCAGAAGAAGATGATTTTCGTACTTCTTCGGGACTCTTCAGGTGTCGTTCAGACGGTGGTCAAGCCAGAGGCTGTGACCAAGGAGCAGTATGCAGACGCAGAGAAGATGCTAATCGAGTCGCTTGTGACCCTGTCGGGAATAGTAAAGGCTGACTCACGAGCTGAAGGCGGTTTTGAGATCCAAGTCGACAGCATCAGAGTCCTCCATTTCGCGGAGGAGTTTCCAATCACTGAGGATCAGAGTGTAGAGTGGCTCAATGACAACCGTCACCTGTGGATGCGTTCGAGGAGGATGTCCTGCATTCTCAAGGTCCGGGATGCTGTCTTCCACGCAGCAAGGGAATACCTCCGAAAGAACGGGTTCTACGAGACCACATCCCCAATGTTCGTGACAACTCTTGGTGAGGAGGGCGCCGACCTGTTTCAGGTGGACTATTTCGGCCAGAAGGTGTTCCTCACTCAGACCAGCCAGATGCACCTCGAACCTCAGCTGTTTGCAATGGAGCGGGTGTTCACACTTGCCCCTTCGTTCAGGGGCGAGAAGTCACGGACAAGAAAGCACCTCACGGAGTTCTGGCACCTGGAGGTCGAGGAGGCCTGGTGTGACCATGAATGCAACCTGCGGCGGCAGGAAGAGCTCGTATCCTACATCTGCCAGTACGTGGCGAAGCACAGGCTCAAAGAGCTGAGAGAACTGGGTGTCAGTCCCGACAGGCTTCTTCGAGTGAAGCCTCCGTTCGATAGAATGACCTATGACGAGGCGATAAAGTACTGTCAAGAGCGAGGGCTTGACATCAAGTGGGGCGAGGACATAAGAACGGAGGCAGAGGAGATCCTCACCAAGGGGCGCGAGAACTTCCTGTTTGTGCAGTTCTATCCGAAAGAGATCAAGAGCTTCTACATGAAGCACAACGAGTCAGACCCGCGGACGTACAAGAACGCGGACTTGCTTGCACCAGATGGATTTGGTGAGATTATCGGAGGAAGCCAGCGCGAGGACGAAGAGAAGAGAATCATTGAGAATCTCGTGAGGATTGGGGACAATCCAGAGAAGTACAGATGGTACCTTGACATCAGAAAGTACGGAAGCGTTGAACACTCAGGTTTTGGTGTGGGCGTCGACCGATTGATAGTCTGGATGTTACAGCTGGAACACATACGTGATTGCGTGCCTTTTCCCAGGACCGTGTCACGACTCTATCCGTAG